The Nitrospira sp. genomic interval CACCGAGACTTCGGGCACTTCCAATTCCGGCACATCCGGATCGTGAGCCGTGGCTCGTTCGATGCTACTCACCGAAACACACATGACCATGACTGCGACTACAATACGCCTCATATCCGCCACTCCCCGTTGCTCATGTGTGGACGGATGAGACGCCCACGGTGATCGAGCGACAGCCGACTCATCGACTGGCGTAGACCCTCGTGGCCTCGCAACACTAAACCGATTGAAGCACGTTGTTACGCCTGGCAGGTCGGCGGCACTAAGGCGCGGACGCGCGCAAGAGATCGGGCAATCAGCATATCCAAGGTTCGATCTTCACTTCCCACGATCTCCACATGGGCTCGATTCAGCGGCAACAACACCTTCTTGGCCTTTGCCGCAAGAATGGCCTTCACAATCTCGGGAGTGACTTCACCCAACATGGCACCGGGCAAGACCAAGTTCAACGATGCCACAATGACATCAACCGTCGGAACCGTGTTCGTAATAGCCTGAGGTCCGGCGGCCATCTGGTCGGCCCCGGCGCGCCTCATCGCGTCGGCAGCTGCCACGTTCGTCCCCAACGCAACAATCTGGCAATCCGGCCCCAACGTCGCCCGCAGGCCTATTACCAATCGGCAACCCAGCCCCCCGCCACGCCCATCGATCACACAGACCCGCACCGATTAATCCAGGCCTTTTCCGGTAGTAGTCATCGTCAACTTGCCATGCTTCACGCCTTTCACGCTCACCAGCGCATCGGCGATCTTTCTGATCTCCGATCCTTTCCCCTTCACGACCAGCACTTCCAGGCAATGGTCGTGGTCCAAATGAACGTGCATGCCGGACAGAATCTTTCCGTGATAGTCGTGCTGAATATCGGTGAGCTTGCTCGTCAGATCGCGCACATGATGATCGTACACGAAGGTGATCGTGCCGACCGTTTCCTTATTCTGATCCCATTCCTGCCCGACGAGATTATCACGGATCAAGTCGCGCAAGGCTTCCGAGCGGTTGGTATACTTCCGCCGCTCGATATGTTGATCGAAGGCATCGAGCAGATGATGATCGAGAGAGACGCCGAACCGAACCAGTTTTTTCATGCTTCTCCAGTGCTACGATTTCGAAGAACGTAGCACTGACGGAACGCACGCGTCAAGACAGGGAAGGGCCCGTGATCGGCCTGCTCGGCAATGGCGGGAGAACTACTCGCCCTGGATGGGGATGTACAACGCATTGCCCTGCCGGTTGACGAGCAGGAGCGCGAGATCGCTGGGCTTGAGAGGGTCGGCAAGGCGCTGGAAGGTCGCAAAGTTGTGGATGGCCTGCCGGTTGAGTTCGAGCACCACGTCGCCCGGTTGCAGGCCTGAGGACTCCGCGAGACTGCCTTCTTCGATATCCGTCACCACCACACCGCTGTTGACGGCCAGATCCATCTGACGAGCCAGTGGCGGGGTCACGTCGTCGAAGACCACGCCCGTCAGCGGGTGCGCCGTTGAAGCAGCGGCGGATGGGTTCTGAGCTTTCTTTGCCCGTTCACGCGGAGCTTCCTGGACCGTCAACTCCGCCTGATAGGCCTTGCCGTCGCGAATGAGGTCCAGGCGATGCTTGCTGCCGATCGGCGATTGCGCCACGAGGTTGCGCAGCTGCCCGCTATCCATCACGTCACGGCCGTCGAACCGCACCACCACATCCCCGCGCTTGAGCCCGGCTCGCTCTGCCGATCCCTTGGCTTGCAGATCGGTTACGATCGCGCCTTTGACGTCCGGCAGACGAAAGATTTTCCCCAGAGACGGGCTCACATCCTGAGTCGAGGCGCCGAGAAATCCCCGGACGACCCGGCCGGTCTTGATCAAACTCTGCATGGCGGCCCGCGCCATGTTGCTCGGAATCGCAAAGCCGACACCGACGCTGCCGCCCGTCGGGCTCGCAATCGCCGTATTGATTCCGACAAGCTCGCCGTTGACGTTCACGAGAGCGCCGCCGGAATTTCCTGGATTGATCGGTGCATCGGTCTGAATGAAATCCTCGAAATCAGCCACGCCCACATCCGCTCGTCCCACCGCACTGACGATCCCGAATGTCACCGTCCGGCTCAGCCCGAGCGGATTCCCGATGGCCAACACAAACTCTCCCACGGCCAGCGTGCTGGAATCCGCCCAGGGCACGGTCGGAAGATTCGTCGCATTGATCTTCACCACAGCCACATCTGTCTTCGGATCGGTCGCCACCACTTTCCCTTTGTACTGCCGCCGGTCGGCCAGAATCACTTCTACATCTACTGCGTCAGCGACGACATGGTTGTTCGTAATGATGTACCCGTCCGGCGAAACGATCACGCCGGACCCCTGCCCGTACTGGCGCCGCGCCGGCGGCTCCTTAAATAGACCGAACGGAAGCGTCTCGTCGCTGAACGCCTGATCGCGCACCATCACCGTGGAGGCGATACTCACGACGGCAGGAATGACTTTGATGGCTGTTGCCTTCACCTGATTTTGCAGGTCGTGCCCGTTGGCGACAGGCACCAGATGCGTCGCAGCTGGGCTGGGTCCGGCTACCATAAGGTTTCCCAGGCAGAAACTCAGAGCCCATGTCGCGATAAGAGTCGTTCGATTCATAGCCGTGTTGCGAGAATACCAGTTGTCTTGGAATCAGTGAAATGCCGTGGCCAGCGTACCATGCAGGGATAACGAGCGCACTTATAATTCGATATGCCGCAGCCGGAGCGCGTTCGAAATGACTGACACCGAACTGAACGTCATTGCGGCGCTGGCGATCATCGGACTCAGCAACAACCCGGTGAACGGATACAGCACACCGGCGGCAATCGGCACCCCCAGCAGATTGTAGGCAAAGGCAAAAAAGAGATTCTGCCGGATGTTTCGCATCGTCGCCACACTTAAATGGCGCGCCCGCACGAGCGCCTGCAAATCGCCTTTCAGCAAGGTCATGCCGGCATTTTCCACCGCAATGTCGGCACCCGTACCCATGGCAATGCCGACATCGGCCAGCGCCAAGGCCGGCGCGTCGTTCACTCCGTCTCCCGCCATCGCCACGATCCGACCGCCGGCTTTGAGTTCACGGACGATGCGCCCTTTCTGTTCCGGCAACACCCCGGCCCTGACCTCATCGATCCCAAGTTCCTTGGCGACGGCATCCGCCGTGCGCTGATGGTCCCCGGTCACCATAACCAGGCGAAGGCCATCGGCTTTCAATTGCCTGACGGCGCCCGCCGAGGAAGCCTTAATCGGATCGGCCACTCCTAACAAACCGGCCACCTTCCCGTTCACTGCCACAAACATGACCGTCTGCCCCCGCTCACGAAACGCGGCCGCCTCCTCCTCCAGCACCTCCAAAGTACGCCCCACCACACCGCCGCTGTCGCTCAAGAAGACCGCCGTTCCGATTGCCACCGACTGGCCGTCAATGGTACCGGTCACGCCTTTTCCGGTCACGGCCAAGAACTCTTTCACCGGAGCCAACGTGAGGCCGCGTGCCCGCGCACCGGATACAATGGCCTCGGCCAGCGGATGTTCGCTGCCCTGTTCGAGACTGGCCGCAAACCGCAACACATCCTGATCGCTATAGGGCGGCACAAACCGGACGGAGGCCAGCACCGGCTTTCCTTCGGTCAGTGTGCCGGTCTTGTCGAAGACGATCGTGTCCACCTTGCCGAGCACTTCCAGCGCTTCGGCTTTCCGCACCAGCACACCGGCCGTCGCCCCGCGGCCCGTCCCCACCATAATAGACATCGGTGTCGCCAGGCCCAATGCGCAGGGACACGCGATGATGAGCACCGCCACCGCATTGACCAGCGCGTAGGCCAGCTTCGGTTCCGGGCCAAACCAGATCCAGGCACCCGCCGTGATGACCGCGGCTGCCACAACCAGCGGAACAAAGTAGCCTGCCGCCGTATCGGCCACCCGTTGTATCGGCGCCCTGCTCCGTTGCGCGTCGCTGACCATCTGGACAATACGGGCAAGCAGCGTGTCTCGGCCAACCTTCTGCGCCTGCATCAGGAGACTGCCGGTACCGTTCATCGTGCCCCCGGTCACCATCGTGCCGACCGTCTTCTCCACCGGCATCGATTCACCGGTAATCATCGACTCATCGACGGCCGAACCTCCATCGACCACGATACCGTCGACCGGGATGCGCTCACCCGGCCGCACCCGCAGCCGGCTGCCGACCTGCACCTGGTCGAGCGGCACATCCAGCTCCCGGCCGTCCCGTACAACCCGCGCTGTTGTCGGAGCCAATCGCAACAGCCCCTTGATGGCGGACGAGGTCTGGCTTCGCGCACGAAGCTCCAGGATCTGACCGAGCAGGACCAGCACCGTGATCATTGCGGCCGCTTCAAAATACACCGCCACGCCGCCGCCATGCTGATGGAAGGAGGCCGGCAGCCACTCGGGGATGACCGTACCGACGGTGCTGAATCCATAGGCGGCGCCGGTGCCGATGGCGATCAAAGTAAACATGTTCGGAGCCCGATTGACGATCGAGGCCCACCCTCGTTGGAAAAACGGAAACCCGCCCCAGAGCACGACCGGCGTCGCCAGCAGCCACTGCACCCAATTCAATCGTGCGCCGCCCAGCCACTGATGCAGCGGTTGCCCCGGAATCATGTCCGACATCGCCAGGATCATCACCACAACGGCGGGCCCGAGACTCCACCAGAATCGCCGGCTCATGTCGTCGAGTTCCGGATTCGGCCCCTCTTCCATCGTCACGATCTTCGGCTCCAGCGCCATCCCGCAAATACGGCAGGCGCCGGGCTTCGTCTCAAGGATCTCGGGATCCATCGGACAGATGTACTCGACCGCCGCTCCGGCTGGAACGGCAACCTCGCGGGCCGGACGCTGATCCGGCGGCAACAGGTAATAATCGGGATCGTTCTTGAATTTGGTCAGGCAACTCGTCGCACAGAAATAATAGGTCTTCCCGGCGTACCCGTACGAACCGGCCGCCGTCGCTGGCTGCACCGTCATGCCGCAGACCGGATCGAGGACACCGGCGGCGGCAGGCGCCGCCGGCATCATCATCGGGAGAGGCTTGCGTGCAGTGGGAGAAATGGCAATCGTGACAGGAGGGGCTTGCGCCTTCTTCAGGGCCTTCTCTGGATCGGCTCTGAACCGGTCGAGACAGGAGGTCGCGCAAAAGTAGTAGATCTGGCCCTCGTACTCAAATCGCCCGGCCGCCGTGGCGGGATCGACCGTCATCCCGCAGATTGGATCAATCGCCATCTTCCCTCGAAAAGTGCTGAGCCCGAAGTGCTGAGCGCTAGGTTTTCAGGCTCTCCCGACCGCAACACTCAGAACTCAAGCCTGGCAAGATCACTTCTTTTTGTCTGCATCCAGGATGCTGTGGATCACCAGTTTCAGATTGTCCGGATCGATCTGCTCGACTTTGATATTGCCGTCGATCAGCACCGTCGGCGTCTGCTGCACCTTGATACGCTCGCCCCATTTCTTGCTCTCTTCCAACGCCTTGGCCGGCTTGCCGCTGGCCATGCCCTCCTCAAATGCCTTGGGGTCGAGTCCGACTTCCTTGATCAGGACTTCGCGCAACGAACGATCCAGCACGCCGGTCACTTTTTCCGTATGAATCGTCCGGAAAAGAACCTTCTTCATCTCGTCCCCTTTGCCCATGGTCCTGGCCTGCTCATACATATCGAACGGCGTCGGCAATTTGCCCTGGAAGACGGGGAAACCCACCATCGTGACTTCGATCTTATCGCCGAACTCTTTCTTGAGAATCGCCACCCCCTCGCCGTCAAACCGATGGCAGTGGGGACAATAGAAATCGGCAAACTCGATCAGCTTGACCTTCCCCGGTTGATGCGTGGACTTTTCGTCCTTGAGGACTTCGAACTTCCCCTTCAACTCAGGCGTCGCGGCGGAAACTCCCACTGAAGTTCCCAGCGCCAGAATGGCACCCACGGCCACGAGAGCGCCACGCCATCCCCACTTGCTGCTGTGCGTCATGTCCTGCTCCTTTCGAGATTGTCCAACCATGCGTCCTATTATAACGAATACCTGCCGAACCTGCCCTCTGTTATACTGCGCCTATGCAGAGACGTCAGATCTTC includes:
- a CDS encoding DUF3842 family protein translates to MRVCVIDGRGGGLGCRLVIGLRATLGPDCQIVALGTNVAAADAMRRAGADQMAAGPQAITNTVPTVDVIVASLNLVLPGAMLGEVTPEIVKAILAAKAKKVLLPLNRAHVEIVGSEDRTLDMLIARSLARVRALVPPTCQA
- the nikR gene encoding nickel-responsive transcriptional regulator NikR — translated: MKKLVRFGVSLDHHLLDAFDQHIERRKYTNRSEALRDLIRDNLVGQEWDQNKETVGTITFVYDHHVRDLTSKLTDIQHDYHGKILSGMHVHLDHDHCLEVLVVKGKGSEIRKIADALVSVKGVKHGKLTMTTTGKGLD
- a CDS encoding Do family serine endopeptidase; the protein is MVAGPSPAATHLVPVANGHDLQNQVKATAIKVIPAVVSIASTVMVRDQAFSDETLPFGLFKEPPARRQYGQGSGVIVSPDGYIITNNHVVADAVDVEVILADRRQYKGKVVATDPKTDVAVVKINATNLPTVPWADSSTLAVGEFVLAIGNPLGLSRTVTFGIVSAVGRADVGVADFEDFIQTDAPINPGNSGGALVNVNGELVGINTAIASPTGGSVGVGFAIPSNMARAAMQSLIKTGRVVRGFLGASTQDVSPSLGKIFRLPDVKGAIVTDLQAKGSAERAGLKRGDVVVRFDGRDVMDSGQLRNLVAQSPIGSKHRLDLIRDGKAYQAELTVQEAPRERAKKAQNPSAAASTAHPLTGVVFDDVTPPLARQMDLAVNSGVVVTDIEEGSLAESSGLQPGDVVLELNRQAIHNFATFQRLADPLKPSDLALLLVNRQGNALYIPIQGE
- a CDS encoding heavy metal translocating P-type ATPase, which translates into the protein MAIDPICGMTVDPATAAGRFEYEGQIYYFCATSCLDRFRADPEKALKKAQAPPVTIAISPTARKPLPMMMPAAPAAAGVLDPVCGMTVQPATAAGSYGYAGKTYYFCATSCLTKFKNDPDYYLLPPDQRPAREVAVPAGAAVEYICPMDPEILETKPGACRICGMALEPKIVTMEEGPNPELDDMSRRFWWSLGPAVVVMILAMSDMIPGQPLHQWLGGARLNWVQWLLATPVVLWGGFPFFQRGWASIVNRAPNMFTLIAIGTGAAYGFSTVGTVIPEWLPASFHQHGGGVAVYFEAAAMITVLVLLGQILELRARSQTSSAIKGLLRLAPTTARVVRDGRELDVPLDQVQVGSRLRVRPGERIPVDGIVVDGGSAVDESMITGESMPVEKTVGTMVTGGTMNGTGSLLMQAQKVGRDTLLARIVQMVSDAQRSRAPIQRVADTAAGYFVPLVVAAAVITAGAWIWFGPEPKLAYALVNAVAVLIIACPCALGLATPMSIMVGTGRGATAGVLVRKAEALEVLGKVDTIVFDKTGTLTEGKPVLASVRFVPPYSDQDVLRFAASLEQGSEHPLAEAIVSGARARGLTLAPVKEFLAVTGKGVTGTIDGQSVAIGTAVFLSDSGGVVGRTLEVLEEEAAAFRERGQTVMFVAVNGKVAGLLGVADPIKASSAGAVRQLKADGLRLVMVTGDHQRTADAVAKELGIDEVRAGVLPEQKGRIVRELKAGGRIVAMAGDGVNDAPALALADVGIAMGTGADIAVENAGMTLLKGDLQALVRARHLSVATMRNIRQNLFFAFAYNLLGVPIAAGVLYPFTGLLLSPMIASAAMTFSSVSVISNALRLRHIEL
- a CDS encoding thioredoxin domain-containing protein codes for the protein MTHSSKWGWRGALVAVGAILALGTSVGVSAATPELKGKFEVLKDEKSTHQPGKVKLIEFADFYCPHCHRFDGEGVAILKKEFGDKIEVTMVGFPVFQGKLPTPFDMYEQARTMGKGDEMKKVLFRTIHTEKVTGVLDRSLREVLIKEVGLDPKAFEEGMASGKPAKALEESKKWGERIKVQQTPTVLIDGNIKVEQIDPDNLKLVIHSILDADKKK